From Amphiprion ocellaris isolate individual 3 ecotype Okinawa chromosome 2, ASM2253959v1, whole genome shotgun sequence, a single genomic window includes:
- the dnai3 gene encoding dynein axonemal intermediate chain 3 isoform X1, translating to MAPKRPKSRRSSAGSKGKDKDKKTQPPTPQDKPGHPDDIFPLVLTSATQELFGCRTDEDVTRESPYKLLKKDNIIQDIKTRAAVSDFSPVKQIVLDYPEEEILLVFDRSFTYGQCFYLVLTPEAKDRILSPPEPETPEVFESEVSKTPQPKLWISLGSEQEIDEESVTETRQKLCYKFSRVRRKFGVPVCFSDRNTAAAKDSYLECASYQDSRFSIKQMQRDCGMQAVPRLQSSSAQTQWRFQKNICTQYYPRELHEEEIESTTQAESQRNLLNSVTPRVLQALQQEEIINVFLDDCKALGTLAETGDWSGKVSEDLVLHYAFTDQKYTKDKKVSSINWHPTIFGVIAVALTDKKKVQLDESSALIGRPAIIVFYSFSDPSNPQLLLECPDDISAFEFNPSNPNIIVGGCVTGQVVLWDISAHIAHLQGAQPGDKKATTDILDLDDNKENNTPVARYCAVSALQSGRKAPITDVQWLPQTFEVTRRGLPMENMYKVSVQVVTCSPYSTIMFWDVRVPQLLNQSLSDRQQNVDQKTPITPYSVPATFEHLDRTWKPLFRISLPKINNSGEYAPFKFSLQHYACNGNTGKNSEKAHENDSTEDITDYSQLRAPSAQTLTALEDVNTKFYFGTQDGEIVYTDWKLEKDDSGRLHSAKPLLCFRAHQGLVNTIQRSPFFKDIILTTGGWNFAIWKEDFMDGPIVVSPSSEQQCTVGCWSLSRPAVFFIGKEDGSIEVWNLLENTSEPAHIHAHITSAKITCVKPWTVSPKLHFLAVTDDLGMLRVFEIPKSLYIPSRTESSSVMKHFELEKVMLKNYLKRDEMWVKEKKEAEELKKKTQEPDKPVKLQHENREENTKEHSHYLTLGENVLKGVGLWPAAADTGNT from the exons ATGGCACCTAAGAGACCAAAAAGTAGAAGGAGCAGTGCAGGGAGTAAAGGCAAAGATAAAG ACAAGAAGACTCAGCCACCTACACCTCAGGATAAGCCTg GTCACCCTGATGATATCTTCCCCCTGGTCCTCACATCAGCCACTCAGGAGCTCTTTGGTTGCCGAACTGATGAGGATGTCACAAGGGAGAGCCCGTACAAGCTgctgaaaaaagacaacatcATACAGGACATTAAGACAAGAGCTGCAGTGTCTGATTTCAGCCCTGTGAAGCAGATTGTGCTG GACTACCCGGAGGAAGAGATCTTGCTGGTTTTTGACAGGAGCTTCACTTATGGCCAGTGCTTCTACTTAGTTTTGACACCAGAAGCCAAGGACAGAATATTAAGC CCCCCAGAGCCTGAAACACCAGAAGTATTTGAGAGTGAAGTCAGTAAAACTCCACAACCAAAGCTCTGGATATCTCTTGGCAGTGAGCAGGAAATAGATGAAGAATCTGTCACGGAGACCAGACAAAAG CTGTGCTACAAGTTCTCCAGAGTGCGGAGGAAGTTTGGAGTACCAGTCTGTTTTTCTGACCGCAACACTGCAGCTGCTAAGGATAGCTACCTGGAGTGTGCTTCCTACCAAGACAGCAGATTCAGCATCAAGCAGATGCAGAGGGACTGCGGGATGCAGGCTGTTCCTAGGCTGCAGAGCAGCAGTGCTCAGACGCAGTG GCGATTTCAGAAGAATATCTGTACCCAGTACTATCCAAGAGAGTTACATGAGGAGGAAATTGAAAGCACCACCCAAGCTGAGAgtcagaggaatttattgaactCAGTAACCCCCAg GGTCTTGCAGGCCCTTCAGCAGGAAGAAATTATAAATGTGTTCTTGGATGACTGCAAAGCTTTGGGGACATTAGCTGAAACTGGTGACTGGTCTGGGAAGGTTTCTGAGGATTTGGTGCTCCATTACGCCTTCACCGACCAGAAGTACACAAAGGACAAGAAAGTCAGCAGTATTAACTGGCACCCTACCATCTTCG GTGTGATCGCTGTGGCTTTGACAGACAAAAAGAAGGTGCAGTTGGATGAGTCCTCTGCACTGATCGGCAGACCTGCTATCATTGTCTTCTACAGCTTCTCTGACCCCTCTAATCCTCAG ttACTGCTGGAGTGTCCAGATGACATTTCTGCCTTTGAGTTCAACCCATCTAATCCAAATATTATTGTTGGCGGCTGTGTGACTGGCCAG GTCGTGTTATGGGACATTTCTGCTCACATCGCGCATTTACAAGGAGCACAGCCTGGTGATAAAAAGGCCACCACTGACATATTA GACCTTGATGACAATAAGGAGAATAATACTCCAGTCGCACGCTACTGTGCAGTGTCTGCCTTACAAAGCGGTCGCAAAGCCCCAATTACTGATGTCCAGTGGCTGCCACAAACATTTGAG GTGACCAGGAGGGGTTTACCGATGGAGAACATGTATAAGGTTTCTGTTCAGGTTGTCACTTGCTCCCCTTACAG CACTATAATGTTCTGGGATGTGCGAGTGCCACAACTGCTGAACCAGTCACTGTCAGACAGGCAGCAGAATGTGGATCAGAAGACACCGATTACACCCTACAGCGTCCCTGCAACTTTCGAGCACCTGGACCGGACATGGAAACCGCTGTTCAGG ATTTCCCTGCCAAAGATCAATAATAGTGGAGAATATGCTCCTTTTAAGTTCAGCCTACAACATTACGCCTGTAATGGTAACACAGGGAAGAACTCAG AAAAAGCTCATGAAAATGATAGCACAGAGGACATCACAGACTACAGCCAGCTCAGAGCTCCATCAGCCCAAACACTCACAGCTCTGGAAGATGTCAATACCAAGTTCTATTTTGGAACACAG GATGGAGAGATTGTTTACACTGACTGGAAACTGGAGAAAGATGACTCTGGACGACTGCACA GTGCCAAACCTCTCCTCTGTTTTAGAGCGCACCAGGGTTTGGTGAACACAATACAGCGATCGCCTTTCTTTAAAGATATTATTTTGACGACAGGAGGCTGGAACTTTGCCATTTGGAAGGAAGACTTTATG GATGGCCCCATTGTCGTGTCACCAAGTTCTGAGCAGCAGTGCACTGTGGGATGCTGGTCCCTGTCCCGACCAGCTGTTTTCTTCATTGGGAAAGAGGATGGCAGTATTGAGGTGTGGAACCTGCTGGAAAACACCAGTGAACCTGCACACATCCATGCACACATCACCAGTGCCAAGATTACCTGTGTCAAACCCTGGACTGTGTCTC CCAAGCTGCACTTCCTGGCTGTGACTGACGACCTTGGAATGCTCCGTGTTTTCGAAATCCCAAAGAGTCTTTACATTCCCTCCAGGACAGAG agTTCGAGTGTGATGAAACACTTTGAACTGGAGAAAGTCATGCTAAAGAATTATTTGAAGCGGGACGAAATGTGGGTGAAAGAgaaaaaggaggcagaggagctaAAGAAGAAAACG CAGGAGCCTGACAAACCAGTCAAACTCCAgcatgagaacagagaggagaacaCGAAGGAGCACAGCCATTACCTGACGCTGGGGGAGAACGTCCTGAAGGGCGTGGGCCTGTGgccagctgctgcagacacaGGGAATACCTGa
- the dnai3 gene encoding dynein axonemal intermediate chain 3 isoform X2: MAPKRPKSRRSSAGSKGKDKDKKTQPPTPQDKPGHPDDIFPLVLTSATQELFGCRTDEDVTRESPYKLLKKDNIIQDIKTRAAVSDFSPVKQIVLDYPEEEILLVFDRSFTYGQCFYLVLTPEAKDRILSPPEPETPEVFESEVSKTPQPKLWISLGSEQEIDEESVTETRQKLCYKFSRVRRKFGVPVCFSDRNTAAAKDSYLECASYQDSRFSIKQMQRDCGMQAVPRLQSSSAQTQWRFQKNICTQYYPRELHEEEIESTTQAESQRNLLNSVTPRVLQALQQEEIINVFLDDCKALGTLAETGDWSGKVSEDLVLHYAFTDQKYTKDKKVSSINWHPTIFGVIAVALTDKKKVQLDESSALIGRPAIIVFYSFSDPSNPQLLLECPDDISAFEFNPSNPNIIVGGCVTGQVVLWDISAHIAHLQGAQPGDKKATTDILDLDDNKENNTPVARYCAVSALQSGRKAPITDVQWLPQTFEVTRRGLPMENMYKVSVQVVTCSPYSTIMFWDVRVPQLLNQSLSDRQQNVDQKTPITPYSVPATFEHLDRTWKPLFRISLPKINNSGEYAPFKFSLQHYACNGNTGKNSEKAHENDSTEDITDYSQLRAPSAQTLTALEDVNTKFYFGTQDGEIVYTDWKLEKDDSGRLHSAKPLLCFRAHQGLVNTIQRSPFFKDIILTTGGWNFAIWKEDFMDGPIVVSPSSEQQCTVGCWSLSRPAVFFIGKEDGSIEVWNLLENTSEPAHIHAHITSAKITCVKPWTVSPKLHFLAVTDDLGMLRVFEIPKSLYIPSRTESSSVMKHFELEKVMLKNYLKRDEMWVKEKKEAEELKKKTEPDKPVKLQHENREENTKEHSHYLTLGENVLKGVGLWPAAADTGNT, translated from the exons ATGGCACCTAAGAGACCAAAAAGTAGAAGGAGCAGTGCAGGGAGTAAAGGCAAAGATAAAG ACAAGAAGACTCAGCCACCTACACCTCAGGATAAGCCTg GTCACCCTGATGATATCTTCCCCCTGGTCCTCACATCAGCCACTCAGGAGCTCTTTGGTTGCCGAACTGATGAGGATGTCACAAGGGAGAGCCCGTACAAGCTgctgaaaaaagacaacatcATACAGGACATTAAGACAAGAGCTGCAGTGTCTGATTTCAGCCCTGTGAAGCAGATTGTGCTG GACTACCCGGAGGAAGAGATCTTGCTGGTTTTTGACAGGAGCTTCACTTATGGCCAGTGCTTCTACTTAGTTTTGACACCAGAAGCCAAGGACAGAATATTAAGC CCCCCAGAGCCTGAAACACCAGAAGTATTTGAGAGTGAAGTCAGTAAAACTCCACAACCAAAGCTCTGGATATCTCTTGGCAGTGAGCAGGAAATAGATGAAGAATCTGTCACGGAGACCAGACAAAAG CTGTGCTACAAGTTCTCCAGAGTGCGGAGGAAGTTTGGAGTACCAGTCTGTTTTTCTGACCGCAACACTGCAGCTGCTAAGGATAGCTACCTGGAGTGTGCTTCCTACCAAGACAGCAGATTCAGCATCAAGCAGATGCAGAGGGACTGCGGGATGCAGGCTGTTCCTAGGCTGCAGAGCAGCAGTGCTCAGACGCAGTG GCGATTTCAGAAGAATATCTGTACCCAGTACTATCCAAGAGAGTTACATGAGGAGGAAATTGAAAGCACCACCCAAGCTGAGAgtcagaggaatttattgaactCAGTAACCCCCAg GGTCTTGCAGGCCCTTCAGCAGGAAGAAATTATAAATGTGTTCTTGGATGACTGCAAAGCTTTGGGGACATTAGCTGAAACTGGTGACTGGTCTGGGAAGGTTTCTGAGGATTTGGTGCTCCATTACGCCTTCACCGACCAGAAGTACACAAAGGACAAGAAAGTCAGCAGTATTAACTGGCACCCTACCATCTTCG GTGTGATCGCTGTGGCTTTGACAGACAAAAAGAAGGTGCAGTTGGATGAGTCCTCTGCACTGATCGGCAGACCTGCTATCATTGTCTTCTACAGCTTCTCTGACCCCTCTAATCCTCAG ttACTGCTGGAGTGTCCAGATGACATTTCTGCCTTTGAGTTCAACCCATCTAATCCAAATATTATTGTTGGCGGCTGTGTGACTGGCCAG GTCGTGTTATGGGACATTTCTGCTCACATCGCGCATTTACAAGGAGCACAGCCTGGTGATAAAAAGGCCACCACTGACATATTA GACCTTGATGACAATAAGGAGAATAATACTCCAGTCGCACGCTACTGTGCAGTGTCTGCCTTACAAAGCGGTCGCAAAGCCCCAATTACTGATGTCCAGTGGCTGCCACAAACATTTGAG GTGACCAGGAGGGGTTTACCGATGGAGAACATGTATAAGGTTTCTGTTCAGGTTGTCACTTGCTCCCCTTACAG CACTATAATGTTCTGGGATGTGCGAGTGCCACAACTGCTGAACCAGTCACTGTCAGACAGGCAGCAGAATGTGGATCAGAAGACACCGATTACACCCTACAGCGTCCCTGCAACTTTCGAGCACCTGGACCGGACATGGAAACCGCTGTTCAGG ATTTCCCTGCCAAAGATCAATAATAGTGGAGAATATGCTCCTTTTAAGTTCAGCCTACAACATTACGCCTGTAATGGTAACACAGGGAAGAACTCAG AAAAAGCTCATGAAAATGATAGCACAGAGGACATCACAGACTACAGCCAGCTCAGAGCTCCATCAGCCCAAACACTCACAGCTCTGGAAGATGTCAATACCAAGTTCTATTTTGGAACACAG GATGGAGAGATTGTTTACACTGACTGGAAACTGGAGAAAGATGACTCTGGACGACTGCACA GTGCCAAACCTCTCCTCTGTTTTAGAGCGCACCAGGGTTTGGTGAACACAATACAGCGATCGCCTTTCTTTAAAGATATTATTTTGACGACAGGAGGCTGGAACTTTGCCATTTGGAAGGAAGACTTTATG GATGGCCCCATTGTCGTGTCACCAAGTTCTGAGCAGCAGTGCACTGTGGGATGCTGGTCCCTGTCCCGACCAGCTGTTTTCTTCATTGGGAAAGAGGATGGCAGTATTGAGGTGTGGAACCTGCTGGAAAACACCAGTGAACCTGCACACATCCATGCACACATCACCAGTGCCAAGATTACCTGTGTCAAACCCTGGACTGTGTCTC CCAAGCTGCACTTCCTGGCTGTGACTGACGACCTTGGAATGCTCCGTGTTTTCGAAATCCCAAAGAGTCTTTACATTCCCTCCAGGACAGAG agTTCGAGTGTGATGAAACACTTTGAACTGGAGAAAGTCATGCTAAAGAATTATTTGAAGCGGGACGAAATGTGGGTGAAAGAgaaaaaggaggcagaggagctaAAGAAGAAAACG GAGCCTGACAAACCAGTCAAACTCCAgcatgagaacagagaggagaacaCGAAGGAGCACAGCCATTACCTGACGCTGGGGGAGAACGTCCTGAAGGGCGTGGGCCTGTGgccagctgctgcagacacaGGGAATACCTGa